AACATAAGTCTTAGTAAAGTTACTTTCtctttcatatattaaaaatttcacCAAATCAAATCAACTTGATGAACCCATCAATTCTCACAATTAAAcgaatttttacattttttcctttcttttatacTCACTATACTCATTTGAcatgtaaatattaaattttgtacaaataaaacttaaataaacaaatatttacaaaacgtaataaataaataaataaatacaattaacacataataattaagaaatatcttcactttttgttaaaatgttttaaacccagttttaaaaatacttaaaataatttttttaactattcttatttacaaaataaatttaaatttaaacgcTATTAAATTTTAAcgagttaaattaaaaatctaaaacaacAGAGTAAAATAGATAGATGTAAAGAGGCGAGGAAAACACAAAATGGAACCAACCTTTATTTGTGGTTCTAATTAAAAAGAGAAgtagtaacaattaaaaagggtGACAAGGGGCAAAATTATGCAGTGGAGAGTAATGTTTCTATTTCTAACGACCttctgactttttttttttctttcttcagtATGACAAATACCAGCCTTGCAAGCaaagtgctaaaagtgacagaGAAAGAGAATTGTATTGTATCCATTCCATTCCATTGCTGGTTTATCATTTACGAGCCACACACACTTGACACTGACTCACTGAGTTTAGAACGTAGCAGCAGCAATAGCACGCAATTTATTAAACATTACATTATTATATGCTGCAACATCGTATTGGTGGGAGCATACCATGTTGCCTCCTATTGCTTTCGATATCAACGGTATAAAAGATAAGCTCTCCAATCAGTTCCGCCCTTGGCAACGCTCCTTCCAATTCTGGGTTCGAGCCATTGACATTTACACCGGATACAAggtctctctctcaaccattgTTATATTCATTAATATTCTTATAATGCATGTTTTCACTTCAATTTCTGTCTTCATTGTTCAGGTGTTTCAAGTGAGAGTGAATTTCGTCAAAGATGCGCAGAAGCAGGAAGCAATGTGGGAGAGGCAGCACGAGCTTGCCGCCGATAAGATTTTCTCCATGTGCTATGACCTTGGAGGTTTCTTCCTCAAGGTCTTCCaacatttcattttgttttttcattcctcttttttcaattttattaatggCTTTTCTTTCCTCGATTAGGAGACTCTTTTATGGACCCTGGCCTTTAATTTTTGGAGGATTTTAATGACttggcatttttttattttttgcattttccCTTATGATTGGATTGTTTTGCTCATCCTATGGAATTGACGTGTGATACTAAATGTAGTACAGATTGCTCAGATTATTGGGAAGCCCGATTTGGCCCCGGCTGCGTGGGTGAAACGGCTTGTTACGCTATGTGATAGGGCTCCTCCAACCCCTTTTGATGTGGTGAAGCTAGTGCTGGAGAATGAGCTGGGACAGGGTATTAATGATGTTTTCGACAGGTTCGATGTCGAACCCCTTGGTTCTGCTTCAATTGCTCAGGTCCATGTCAAACTTCTGACCTGCTAtcttatattcttatttatcATTGCCCTGCCCCTCGGTAATGGTTGTCATTTGAATTGCACTAGTATTCTTTTTTCTCCAAGATCAAGTGTTTATGCATGCTTGCACtgattaattactaattaggaCACTAGTTAATTAGTTATGGATAACAATTTAAGTTCCAATTGCTGCCTGGAGCTTTTGAGGGGAGGGGGATCAGCTACTGCTGCTCAGATCACTGGAGGGGTCTGTAACTTGTAAGGCTACTCCAAGTCTATCCAACACCTTAGTTAGTGTTTACCAAAGGAGGTTATACTGTTTACTTTTTCAGCTAAAAGGAGAGACATACCTGAAAAATAAGTAAGCTCACTTCTATTTATAAGGTGCAAAGATTTTGGGGACAGGTGTATGTACTGGCCCATGCTTTGCAATGATTTTAGTGAGATTTTCTGTTACAGTATCGGAAGATAATGCGTGTCCATTCTGTTATGGGAGAATATTTTATATGGGGTTCCTTTGCTATGTAGTGAGTTTCTTGTCTTGGGTAATAATTGATTGGTTAAGGGGATACATGGTTTACCTATTGCTCTTTGTAAAACTCAGGTGGATCAGCCATAGGGCTGGCATGGTGGTAAGGTGGAACAACATTAATatcaaaatatcaaatgatgattggattttttttattcaatttaggcttataaaattaatcattttttgctTTGCTTCTTGGGGTTCATATTCATGTCCATATCTCATATAAGCCCTCAGAAGGGTGATTAGTCACTAAAAGAAGTATATTTTGCAACAGTCTTCAACTCTATATTAGGATTTAGTACCTTGTAACTGACATATGTCTTGTGCGAATATTAGGTTCATAGAGCAAGACTGAAAGGTGATACAGGTGATGTTGTTGTCAAGGTAAATGAACCTAATAAGCCCAATGGATTTGAGATGCCAGTAAACCTCTGATTCTGATTTCTTTTGCATATAATAGGTTCAACATCCTGGAATTCAGGATCTGATGATGACGGATATCCATAACTTGCAAGCGTTTGCATTGTACATGCAAAAAACAGATATCAAATTTGATCTATATTCAGTGACTAAGGAAATGGAAAAACAGGTGGACTTTATTTCTCTGCTAGATTTCTTCTTTAATCTATGTGAATTATTTGATTCCCACCTGTTTTCTTCCCCTGTTTTAAATGGGTTTGTTTATTAGTAGCATCCTAATCAAAGAAGAAACATATTGCTGGATTTGTTTTTCGATTACAGATTAATGTAGAAAGTTCCTATTAAGAATAAAATGGATTGTGTACCTTCATTATAGTGAAATGTATGACAGATTGGTTTTAGAATTTGGATGCAATTCATACTAGAAACATGCAATGAGTTAAAAGGAATATTATACAATCAAGTGGTAAGGAAGTTCCAAACATACCTGACCTTTTTACCTAATTGTTTTGTGCTTTTGAATGAGTAACATTAAATGACTTTTTTGTCCAAGGGCAAGATGTCATCACTCTTTCAGAGGTATCTTGGAGTATTTTGATATTAAATCTTAGACTGAAATCTTTATGAATGCGACTATTATCACTGATTTTTCTTTCCTAAATTGTGTTACTATGGAGGTTTTGGGAGGAAAATAGGAATTTACCCTTTAGCAGGCTTTCCTTTGTTTTTGctacatatattttgtgtaaAACCAAGTTATTGCTTCTGTAAAGAAATCCGAACAAGCATCTTTTATTAGCATTTAAATCATGTACAGAATACTGGACTAAAATTGCTTTATTTATGAACAACATAGTTTGATGCTTGAGAAAACACCACCGGTTTACCCCCTTCTACCTTTAGTTGATTATCttagaatttttataaattatttagtttctTTTCCATGCTTATATAGCTTCATAGTCATGTTAATATTGAGGTTCTTCCTGCAATTTATTATGACAAGTTCTGAACatctacttgataatttgtGACATTTTAGATTGGATATGAATTTGACTTCACAAGGGAGGCTAATGCGATGCAAAGGATTAGAAAGTTCTtgtatgaaaataacaaaaagtctCCTGTTTTGGTGCCGCGAGTAATACATGATATGGTTACTAGGTATATTATGCAGTTTATCATCTTACATAATCTTGATAAGATAGTTTTAGTAATGGACAATAATGCTTAACTCGGTATATTATTTCCATGGAGTAGTGCTAGCTATTAATTCGTTGGACTTAGTGCGTACGGCTGTTTTAGAAATGATTGatattttctttagtttttgttCCCAAAGTCCAAAATTACATGTTAAATGCCAGTTGGCTTGGCGCCAGCTTTACTAATTTCTGTATGTTAACATGAGTTTTTTTTAGCAAACTAGTTTTGCAAATTGAGTAATTTaggtaatattttgttttttggattttggacaatattaaaagtaaaactaATAGAAAAAACTTGAATGGTAGGGCACTGTTAAGTTGTGCAGCAATCAGGATCTATAATTCTATGTTGTGCCTCAAGCATGTCATCATTAAGTTTCAGTTTTCTATATGTTATAAAAAGACCCTTTATTGATAAAAACAAGGTTAaactgaaaacaataaaaaaaatatccactatggaaaaatatttttcctattttacaTGTTTGATCATGATGACTTAATCAAATAGACAAGAAAAGTACAACACTTAGCTTGCTAACGTACTCCTTCTAAAAAACAAGTGGGTGTACATTAGCAAATGCTTGTGGGGTTTGCTAATGTATGCTTACTTATTTCTTAGAAGGAAAGTGTTAGCAAATTAAAACTATGATTGATCTTAAAATACACTCGTGTGCAAGTTGCTAACACAAGTGTATTTAGACAAGAAAAGTACAACACTTAGCTTGCTAACGTACTCCTTCTAAAAAACAAGTGGGTGTACATTAACAAATGCTTGTGGGGTTTGCTAATGTATGCTTACTTATTTCTTAGAAGGAAAGTGTTAGCAAACTAAAACTACGATTGATCTTAAAATACACTCGTGTGCAGGTTGCTAGCGTACTCCTTCTAAAAGACAAGTTGGTGTACGTtagcaaattatatatatatatatatatatatatatatatatatatatatatatatatttttttttttttttttcttggttaaaTTTTTACTCACATATTTTAGTTGTGAATATtgtgataagtttttttaagtaataatgTGCTTCTTGGATGTTACAGAAGGGTCCTAGTTATGGAATATATTGATGGGATTCCTATAATGAACCTCGGTGATGAAATAGCAAAGAGGGGCATAAATCCTCATGGCAAAGTTGCAACAGCAGCTAAACAGTAAGCTGCTGAGCTATATATCCTAAAGTAGTCTTTTACACCACACTTTTGTTTCAGTTAATAACTTATACATGGCCTAAATTCTTACTTATGACATTTGCTTTTAGCTCTCGTCTTTTTTAAATCATCAAGATAAACTTATTCATTTATTCATTGGTGTCTTTTACATTGAAAAATAAGTTTGAGAAGGAAAGTAAAACTAGGGGCTGTGATGTCCTCCACAAGAAAAGGACACCataaacaagaacaaaattaataatgcaCCAAGGTGGTAGTCATAAT
This region of Glycine soja cultivar W05 chromosome 17, ASM419377v2, whole genome shotgun sequence genomic DNA includes:
- the LOC114393330 gene encoding uncharacterized protein LOC114393330, with product MLPPIAFDINGIKDKLSNQFRPWQRSFQFWVRAIDIYTGYKVFQVRVNFVKDAQKQEAMWERQHELAADKIFSMCYDLGGFFLKIAQIIGKPDLAPAAWVKRLVTLCDRAPPTPFDVVKLVLENELGQGINDVFDRFDVEPLGSASIAQVHRARLKGDTGDVVVKVQHPGIQDLMMTDIHNLQAFALYMQKTDIKFDLYSVTKEMEKQIGYEFDFTREANAMQRIRKFLYENNKKSPVLVPRVIHDMVTRRVLVMEYIDGIPIMNLGDEIAKRGINPHGKVATAAKQKILQSLTLAYGQMILKSGFFHADPHPGNILICKGSEVALLDYGQVKDLPDQLRLAYANLVLAIANGDPLRAAESYRELGIETFTKCENELQELFKLAQTMFDTKLPPGVVMLQPFSEESSIKKIAVQSFPEELFSVLRTVHLLRGLSVGLGINCSCAEQWRPFAEEALSRAGRLKGKDVKPQRQQKVK